The Gammaproteobacteria bacterium genome contains the following window.
TTATCGGTTGGCTTTCCTGGTAGTTGCCCTTCAATTCGGGCCCATTTTTCATCGCCTATCATAAATCGAATAATTTTTCAACCCCCTTTACTGTGAACACGCCCTAATGTTGCTCACAGTGATACTCAAACAATAATTATCCAACCTAATCCTACAGATGGCATAGATACATGGATCACTTCAGTTTATTATGGAGGTGGCTCTTTGGGTATATCTGGTAATGATATTATAAGAATTGGAGGATGGGGAGATTTATATTATGGTTTGCTTAAATTTAATTTAGATAATTTACCGCCTTTAGTGGATAAAGTCGAAATTCATTTATATCCAATGGTTCAGGGTGAACAATATACTTCAATGAGTCTTGATCGAGTTACAAGTAATTGGATAGAAGATAGCGTTACTTGGAATACCAAACCGTCTTATATTTATTTAAAAACTATTCCTGCACCTGTTACTGGAACATGGTATATTATTGATATTACTTCCATCTATCATAATTGGAAAAATGGAACATTTACTAATTATGGTATCCAATTGCGTCCTGATAATAATTAGAATAATTGGAGTATGTTTTATAGTTCTGATTATACAGTTGATACTAGTCTTCGTCCAAAATTGGTTTTAACGCTATCATCTAGTAGCTATGCATTAACGGTAAATAATACTGGCTCAGGAAGTGGTACCGTAACGAGTAATCCTGCTGGAATAACTTGTGGTGCTCAATGTAGTGAATGGTTCGATAATAGTACCTCAGTAACATTGACAGCAGCACCGGCTACTAATTCAGTGTTTAGCGGTTGGAGTGGCGATTGTTCCGGTACCGCTACTACTTGTACGGTTACCATGGATGCAGCTAAAAATGTAACCGCGACGTTTACTTCGCATACGTTAGTTGTAGCTAAAACTGGTAGCGGTAGCGGTACGGTAAAAAGTAATCCGGCGGGAATTAGCTGTGGTACCGATTGCAATGAAAGTTATCTACCGGGTACCGTAGTTACCTTGACCGCTACTGCTGCGGCTAATTCTATCTTTGCTGGTTGGACTGGTGATTGTTCTGGTAGCGCAACTACTTGTAACGTTACCATGGATGTAGCAAAGAGTGTCACGGCAAAATTTAATCTCAGAAGTTATAGTTTGACGGTAACTAAAAATGGTACGGGAATTGGCACGATAACCAGTAGTCCGAGCGGCATTAGTTGTGGTACGACTTGCAGTAAATCATATATTTATGGAACTCAAGTGACTTTAACAGCAAAACCAGCTACGGGATCAGTTTTTGCTGGTTGGGACGGTACTTGTTCGACAACAACAGCATTAACCTGCACCCTTACTGTATCGAGTACGAAAAAAGTAACGGCGATCTTTAATCCGATTAGACTTAAAGTAATTAAAGCAGGTAATGGTAGTGGCATGGTAACTAGCAATCCTAGTGGGATTAGTTGTGATCCTACTTGTACAAAAACTTACTCTATTGCTACTAAAGTTACGCTTACTGCCGCCGCTAATAGTGGTTCGACTTTTGCCGGGTGGAGTGGTAATTGCTCCGGTACCACATTGACCTGCACCATTACCGTTGCTAATGATTTGAATGTCACTGCTAATTTTAATCTTACAACTGCAAGCGAGGAATTTCCTAAAAATGGCAGTTGGCCCTCAGGTTGGACAACACCTACTACCTCTAATAACTCGTGGCTAGTTACCAATGAATGGGCGAGCGCTGGTAGCTTTAGCTTCCGTTCCGGTAAAATTTGGAATAATCAAAAATCTAAAACTCAAGTTAGTGGCAATTTTCAAGCTGGTAACGTGAGTTTTAAACTCCGCGTTTCTAGCGAAGCTAATTATGATTTATTGGTCTTTTACATCGACGGCGTTAAGAAAAGTTTTTGGAGTGGCGAAGTTAATAATTTAGCAGTCTCTTTCCCGATTACTGCCGGGAATCATACCTTAGTTTGGTCTTATGAAAAAGATGATTCCCTTGCTGTTGGTAGTGACGCCGCTTGGATTGATGAAGTCTCTCTTCCCCCTACTAATTA
Protein-coding sequences here:
- a CDS encoding hypothetical protein (Evidence 5 : Unknown function) encodes the protein MGISGNDIIRIGGWGDLYYGLLKFNLDNLPPLVDKVEIHLYPMVQGEQYTSMSLDRVTSNWIEDSVTWNTKPSYIYLKTIPAPVTGTWYIIDITSIYHNWKNGTFTNYGIQLRPDNN
- a CDS encoding hypothetical protein (Evidence 5 : Unknown function) codes for the protein MFYSSDYTVDTSLRPKLVLTLSSSSYALTVNNTGSGSGTVTSNPAGITCGAQCSEWFDNSTSVTLTAAPATNSVFSGWSGDCSGTATTCTVTMDAAKNVTATFTSHTLVVAKTGSGSGTVKSNPAGISCGTDCNESYLPGTVVTLTATAAANSIFAGWTGDCSGSATTCNVTMDVAKSVTAKFNLRSYSLTVTKNGTGIGTITSSPSGISCGTTCSKSYIYGTQVTLTAKPATGSVFAGWDGTCSTTTALTCTLTVSSTKKVTAIFNPIRLKVIKAGNGSGMVTSNPSGISCDPTCTKTYSIATKVTLTAAANSGSTFAGWSGNCSGTTLTCTITVANDLNVTANFNLTTASEEFPKNGSWPSGWTTPTTSNNSWLVTNEWASAGSFSFRSGKIWNNQKSKTQVSGNFQAGNVSFKLRVSSEANYDLLVFYIDGVKKSFWSGEVNNLAVSFPITAGNHTLVWSYEKDDSLAVGSDAAWIDEVSLPPTN